A single genomic interval of Malania oleifera isolate guangnan ecotype guangnan chromosome 13, ASM2987363v1, whole genome shotgun sequence harbors:
- the LOC131145583 gene encoding H/ACA ribonucleoprotein complex subunit 4 yields MSELKLSRSEKKKMKIKTKEQEDSKPLPLVELNPKQEDYLIKPQSFTPALDTSQWPILLKNYDRLNVRTGHYTPLPNGYSPLKRPLAEYIRYGILNLDKPANPSSHEVVAWIKRILRVEKTGHSGTLDPKVTGNLIVCIDRATRLVKSQQGAGKEYVCIARLHSAVPDTAKVGRALEMLTGAVFQRPPLISAVKRQLRIRTIYESKLLEYDPDRHLVVFWISCEAGTYVRTMCVHLGLILGVGGHMQELRRVRSGILGEKDNMVTMHDVMDAQWVYDNYRDETYLRRVVMPLEVVLTSYKRLVVKDSAVNAICYGAKLMIPGLLRFENDIENGEEVVLMTTKGEAIALGIAEMTTAVMATCDHGVVARIKRVVMDRDTYPRKWGLGPRAAMKKRLISEGKLDKHGKANEKTPQEWLRNVVLPTGGDSMVASLAAAAEPQSVNADAGVVEAEKKKDKKKKKSMDGEDGEGRKRKLGENTADSPVQAPAKKVRVDDAGEAVESEEGVEVEKKEKKKKKKKEKENGTTTLSNEDAAQEIKGGEKGETGSPEKEKVEKKKKKKKSKEAEDGGSARLPADIGLGDSEADASEKKKKKKKKNKDAEETE; encoded by the coding sequence ATGTCGGAGTTGAAGCTATCTCGCTCGGAGAAGAAAAAGATGAAGATCAAAACGAAAGAGCAAGAAGATTCGAAACCTCTCCCGCTGGTTGAATTGAATCCGAAACAAGAGGACTACCTAATCAAGCCTCAGAGCTTCACCCCTGCCTTAGACACCTCTCAGTGGCCGATCCTCCTCAAGAACTACGACCGCCTCAATGTACGAACCGGACACTACACTCCTCTCCCTAACGGTTACTCCCCACTCAAGCGACCTCTTGCCGAGTACATCAGGTATGGTATCCTGAATCTAGATAAGCCCGCAAATCCATCTTCGCATGAGGTCGTTGCTTGGATTAAACGGATTCTTAGGGTGGAGAAAACCGGTCACAGTGGGACTCTTGATCCCAAAGTGACCGGAAATCTGATAGTGTGCATTGATCGAGCCACCCGTCTCGTGAAGTCGCAGCAGGGTGCGGGCAAAGAGTATGTCTGTATTGCCCGGCTCCATTCGGCAGTGCCTGACACTGCCAAGGTGGGTCGGGCGCTTGAAATGCTGACTGGAGCTGTCTTCCAGCGCCCACCTTTGATTTCTGCTGTGAAAAGGCAGCTTAGAATTCGAACTATTTATGAAAGTAAGCTTCTTGAGTATGACCCAGATAGGCATTTGGTTGTTTTCTGGATTTCTTGCGAGGCGGGTACCTATGTGAGGACCATGTGTGTGCATTTGGGTTTGATTCTTGGTGTTGGAGGGCATATGCAGGAACTTCGGCGAGTGCGGTCTGGAATTTTGGGTGAGAAAGATAACATGGttactatgcatgatgtgatggATGCTCAGTGGGTTTATGACAATTACAGGGACGAGACTTACTTGAGAAGGGTAGTAATGCCACTTGAAGTGGTCTTGACGAGTTACAAGCGATTGGTTGTTAAGGACTCAGCTGTGAATGCAATTTGTTATGGTGCAAAATTGATGATTCCAGGTTTGTTGAGGTTTGAGAATGATATAGAGAATGGGGAGGAAGTTGTGCTCATGACTACCAAAGGAGAAGCAATTGCATTGGGAATTGCAGAGATGACAACAGCAGTAATGGCAACCTGTGATCATGGTGTAGTGGCGAGGATTAAGAGGGTAGTGATGGATCGGGATACTTACCCGAGGAAATGGGGATTGGGACCAAGGGCAGCAATGAAGAAGAGATTGATTTCAGAGGGAAAATTAGATAAACATGGGAAGGCAAATGAGAAAACTCCTCAAGAATGGCTGAGGAATGTCGTTCTTCCTACAGGTGGAGATTCTATGGTTGCCAGCCTTGCGGCTGCGGCTGAACCTCAGTCAGTTAATGCAGACGCAGGTGTGGTGGAGGCAGAGAAGaaaaaagacaagaaaaagaagaaaagtatGGATGGAGAGGATGGGGAGGGTCGTAAACGAAAATTGGGTGAGAACACTGCTGATAGCCCTGTTCAAGCACCTGCTAAGAAAGTAAGAGTTGATGATGCTGGAGAGGCTGTTGAATCAGAGGAGGGAGTAGAAgttgagaaaaaagaaaagaagaaaaaaaagaagaaagagaaagaaaatggcACTACAACATTATCTAATGAGGATGCTGCTCAGGAAATTAAGGGCGGTGAAAAAGGTGAAACTGGTTCACCTGAGAAGGAGAAGGttgagaagaagaaaaaaaagaaaaaaagtaaagAAGCTGAAGATGGTGGTTCCGCCAGATTGCCTGCTGACATTGGTTTAGGTGACAGTGAAGCTGATGCAagtgagaagaagaagaagaaaaagaaaaagaataaagatGCAGAGGAAACTGAATAG